TCCAAATCTATTAACTCGCTATTAAATAAAATAAATATATTGAATGAAACCATCAGGAATTTAGCTAGTGATAAGGAGATTCCGAATATCTTAGAGATTAAAAGCAATGATGAAATCGGGAAATTAACTAAATCTGTGAACTTATTGATAGAAAGAACGACCTTTCGGGAATTGGAACTAAAACAACAGGAGGAAATGAAAAAGGAACTCTTGAATAAATTAAGGCATGACATCAATACACCTTTAACAGCTATAAGATTACAATTGTTTTATTTAGAAGGTCAATATACGGATCAAGTTCCACTATTACAATCACTATATCAACAAATTGATTATATTTCCGAATTAACAAATGAATATAATATTCAATCCACAGATACGTTAGATAATTCATATATCTTAAATGATGAAGTGAATATACACGATTTAATAGAAATGATGGTTAAAAAATGGGGCTATTTGTATAACATGCATGGTATTGAATTAATATATCATCCATTACATGGTGAGTTGGAATGGATAAGTAATGACTTGTGGCTTCAAAGGTTATTCGATAACGTTTTCCAAAATGTCTTGAATCACTCGAGGGCTGATAAACTTGTGATAACCATTGAAAATAATGGAGTCAGTATCAAGGATAATGGAATTGGTTTTGATATCGATAGTAAAAGTAAGGGGCTTGGCTTAAAAATAATTGAGGATATAGCCAAAACACTACATATAAAATATGATTTGCTATCAAACGAAAGCGGAACTTCATTTTGTTTTACAGTCGAAAAAACGATATAAATCTCAATTGATTCATTATTTTTGCGGCATTAACATACGGGGATTTTGTCAAGGATTCATCAATATCATTCTTTTCAGATAGTTTGCCCTATGCAACATAGTTATATATCACTTACTTATATAAAGCGATACAAAAAGGTTGCTATAGACCCACCCATTTTTAAGTTGGTATGATATTCAGGTACTTAATTGTGGGGGGAAGTTGAATGGAAGAACAAAAATATAATGACCTCAAATTAGGCGAACGTGGTGCAATCATTAGTATCATTGCTTATATTTGTCTATCAATCATGAAACTTGTTATAGGATACATAAGCGACTCAGCGGCCTTGAAAGCGGATGGTTTGAACAACACGACTGATATTATCGCGTCCATTGCCGTACTGATCGGTTTAAGGCTAGCTCAAAGACCCCCCGATAAAGATCATGGTTATGGTCATTGGAAAAGTGAAACGATTGCATCGATGGTAGCTTCATTCATCATGTTTGCTGTTGGTGTACAAGTTTTAATAGATGCCGTTACATCCATGCTTGAAGGTGGAAAGGAATCACCTGACATTATTGCTGGGTATGTAGGTGTTTTATCAGCAATAGCCATGTATTTTGTATACCGATATAATAAAAAGCTTGCTATAAAAATTAATAGTAAAGCCGTTATGGCAGCTTCAAAAGATAATATTTCCGATGCTTGGGTAAGTATCGGAACAGCTATTGGGATTTTTGGTTCCCAATTAAATATGCCTTGGTTGGATCCACTTACTGCCATCATAGTCGGATTATTGATATGCAAAACAGCCTGGGAGATTTTCATTCAAGCCTCGCATGAACTTTCTGACGGTTTCGATGAAAATAAAATTCATCTATATAAGGAAGTAATTACAAATGTCAATGGAGTCAAGGGGATAAAAGAAATTAAAGGGAGAAATTACGGGAACAATGAAGTGATTGATGTTGTAATCCTTGTCAATTCTACCTTGGATATTAAAGAAGCACATGATATAGCGACCCATGTCGAGAAAGTGATGATGAAAGGTCATGGAGTGTATGATGTTCATGTCCATGTTGAGCCCAATTAATTCTTTCCCTTGAGCATTAATAAAAAGGGAATAAAATCGTTTTCAAACATATGAATAATATGCAATCATTCATTACATTGGAAGGAAAGGGTACCTTATACAATGAAGCAGTAATCTTATCAAATAAACAGTAAATCTATATCAATGGGTGTAATCGGTTAGATATGTTCAAAAAAATACGTGTCACTTTGTTTGCTTACCGGATTTATTGGTGAGTAACGTGAATCACCATTTCATTTGAACAAGAATCTTTTGAGATATCCTTGTGAGATTTTAATGATTATGTTTAGAGATGGGATTCGTCTGTTCGTTTATAAGGACTAATCCATATACAACTGCTTTATCTGTTATCAAATCAGATGAGGTATATTTGGTTTATGTATATTAATTTAGTAACAGGCGATCTCTCTCTAGAAAAATAGAGGGGGATTTTTCATGTTATTTTTAAAAGCGAATGATTTAAAGAAAAGTTACGGGAACCGTGAAGTTCTTTCCGTTGACTCACTTCATCTTTACAGCCATGATCGTGTTGATCTGGTTGGTAGGAATGGAGAAGGTAAAACGACTTTGCTTTCTTACAAGCTGCCCAAAACCTCCAAGCCAAATCTGATTCAATTAGGAAAGCCCTAAACGAATGGGCAATTCAGAAGCAAGGCTCCATAAACGGAGCTCCGGGAAACAGAAGGCGAAATTGAACCGTTCCTTCAGAAGCGATTGAAACTAGAATCGAAAAATTAGCAAAAAAAGAAAAATAGAGGAATAAAGGTCCTTGCTCAAAATTCAGTAATTTGAGGGATAACCTTCACTTGGTCGTTTGAACGGCGATTATTTACACCAATCAAAAAGGAATGCCAATTATTTTAAGCATTCCTATGCATTCAGATTTTTCTGCTGTTGCTCTCGTTTTCCGGTTTCTTTATGATTGCGTATGTAAGGTAACTTATTAAGCCCAAAAATAATCCGGTGCCGCCTACAATATAAATCATTGTAAACACTTTTCCTAATGTTGTCTGCGGTTCAAAACTTGGATGCCAACCCTACTAGGAGTAACAACACATAATTAAAGGGATTCAATCACAGTCAGACCTTCCTGCTTAACATAGAAAATTGTGCCGGAAAGTAACCTAATCAGGACCAATACGAATAGGACCTGGAAGTTCTTCAATTTAAATGCGGAACATAGCGCTTTTAGAAAACGTTTCAAGGTGAGGATAAATGAAATCATTGATAATTTCTTTTCCTTTCGGTTTCATTCCATTTTAAGTAAAGTGAATTAGTATATCCTGATATCGAGCTTGATCAATTAATCATTCTACTATACAGGAATTCCTTTTAGATTGACAAAAAAAGGTATTGATTTTAATCTGGTATGAACTAAAAGCGTTGGTAACCAATAGAGGGTAAAAGTAAAGAAGGAGGTCAATCATGAAACCACGTATTACTGTCATAACATTAGGTGTGGATGATTTGGAAAATTCGTTGAAATTCTATCGGGATGGCCTGGGATTTCAAACAGAAGGAATAGTGGGCAAAGAATTTGAGCATGGAGCCGTTGCTTTTTTCAACCTGCAAGAAGGCTTAAAGCTTGCCATATGGAATCGCAGGGATATAGCTCATGAGGCCAAGGTTCCTCTATCTCCGGCAAGTCCTACTGAATTTACCCTTGGTCACAATGTAGGTAGTAAAGAGGAAGTGGATATTGTGTTGGAAAAGGCAAAAAAAGCTGGCGCGATCGTAACCGATCCGGCACATGACACTTTCTGGGGAGGATACTCCGCACACTTTCAAGACCCTGATGGACACCTTTGGGAAGTGGTTTGGAATCCGCAGTGGGACATCATTTAGATCCATTTCAAGTTGATCTCGCAGGATAGAAACATGTTTAGAAAGTATCCTCACCACCTCAAGTTTTAATATTTCTAAAAAGACTCTAGGCAAAAGGATTCTATCTAAAGGTTAAAACCAAGTTGATTGGAACGGGTGTTCGAGACTCCTGCGGGAACAGCGTGTCTACGGGAGACCCCACGGGCGAAAGCCGAGGAGGCTCCCGGACCGCCCGCGGAAAGCGAGTGCCTGGAGTGGAAAGCAACGTCCAAATTGTACAAGCCATAAAAAACTGTAGACAAACTCGGTTTTCATCGAGTTTGTCTACAGTATGAAAAAACACTTTACCTTGGGGTTAAGTGCTTGTTTTTTTATTAATGAATTCTCTACTTTTTGCAATCATTTCTTTATTCTTTTCAATTGCTTCGTTATTACTGTATTTAACCTGACTAACAGTCTCACAATCTTCCATGTATTCAAGCAACAAATCTACAGCTTTATCCATCAGTCTTTCGATGGGGATATTTTTTTCTTCAGCCAGTTTAGTGAGTCTATTATTCAAGTACGGATTGAGGGTAATGTTTATTGGTTTTCTCGTTTCAGAATTAATAAGTTGTTCCACCTACAGTCTTTTTATCTATCATATACCTTTAATTGAAGTTAAACAAATATGTGTAGGGAAATGTATATAGGCTTGTACAGAATTGAAGAGGCAGGGAGCTTTCATTTTGCCGTTCTAGGTGAAGCAAGGATTTTACACTTCTATGATATAAAAGTTTGTAACACAAACCATATTTTCAATAAAATTGTTGGTATAATCAATATAACGTTATAATATTTACTTATTAGAATTGTTTGTTTTTTCAGGCTCTTATTCAAAAGGGGGAAAGGTTATTGCTCCAATTAATTTCAAAATAACATACTATTAAAAGAGATGTTAATATGGCGAAAACGAAAGAGGACCTTCATTATCATTTCAATTAATTCTTCATAGCGGGAATGCCCGCAGCTGTGCGATGGAAGCCACCGCCTTGCAAAAACAAGGTAAATCAGGCGATGCCCAGGATAAATTAAAGGAAGCGGAACATGAGTTTGTTGCTGCGCATAAAATCCATTCATGAACCTAAGCAATGGTATTTAAGTCACCCAAGATTAGGATTCTCCGGAATTTTAAATTATACTAATGTTCATGGCACTAGCAAATGATGCTGATATAAATTAACGAAGGATAAACATGATGGATAACAGAACAAACAACTGATTAACAAGATTATTCACGGTATAAAAGGGGAGAAAAACATGCAAAGAGTCAATCTAACTGAAGATTTTAGTCTTTCACGCATTGTTCACGGTATGTGGAGGTTGGCAGATTGGAGATTTTCTACAGATGAAATCCTATCTCTTATTGAACATGGAATGGATCGGGGCATCACTACATATGATCACGCCGATATATATGGCAGCTATACGTGTGAGGAGATTTTTGGGAAAGCACTTTCATTAAAGCCATCTTTACGCGATAAGATGGAGATCGTTACGAAATGTGGCATAGTTCTTAAATCCGAAAACCGTCCTTCTCATAAAAGTCACCATTATGACACTAGTAAAACCCATATAATAAAGTCTGTTGAACAATCTCTTATGAATCTTAAAACGGATTATATTGATTTATTGCTTATCCATCGTCCGGATCCCCTGATGGACCCGGCGGAAACAGCTGAGGCATTTAATCAATTAAAAGAATCAGGAAAGGTCCGTAACTTTGGCGTATCGAACTTCAAAAAACAGCAATGGGATATGCTTCAATCTTATCTTGAATATCCCCTTGTGACGAATCAACTGGAACTTTCCGCATATAATCTTGAAAACTTCGAGGACGGAACCGTTAACCTATGTCAACAAGCGGGCGTGGCTCCTATGGCTTGGTCCCCTCTTGCAGGAGGAAGCATCTTTGAGGAATCGAATGAAAAGGCTGCCCGATTAAGAAAAACGTTAGAAATCGTAAAAGAAGAAATCGGTGCTAACGGAATAGATGAAGTGATGTATGCATGGCTATTGAGACATCCTACAAAAATCATTCCGATCGTTGGATCGGGTAAGAAAGAACGGCTGGACAGCGCCATTGATTCACTAAACCTAAGCATGGAAAAAGAGCAATGGTTCAATATTTTAACTAGCTCGATGGGACATGATATCCCGTAATGAATTATACCGTTGAACAAGAAACCTTGCCGTCATTATTGGGGACCTCCGTGAAGAGGTCCCCATTCTTAAATTGCAAACAATGACGAGATGGACTTTCACTTTTCAGACCATGGTTTTTTGGTGAATTTTTTAAGTGCTAATAAGATTCTGCCATATAATAAAAATACTTTTCATTTTCAAAGTGAAACAACATGAAAATCGGGGTAATAGGCTCAAAGGATTTTTTTGGAATCCATATCAACCCATTTTCCGATGTTTCCTGAGGTACAATTCATTTCCTTTCAATATGAAATACCGGAAGAAAGCAGTCTATTAATAGAAAATGCGGGAAAACAAACCAATCTAGTACTGTTTTCAAGTTCCATACCTTATTTATGTCCCATTTTCTGGAGTTTCTGATGATTCTTGCTCCATACCTTCTATTTGACTTTCACTAACAGTGGTCTTGGTGAATTATAATAATCGTATTTTGCATCAAAACTCTTGTGACAGTCGTTTTTCCATTTCTGTTATTGAAGGGCGGGCAGACATTTTCAATGATGAACCTCCGGATCATTCAAGCCAGTAGCAATGATAATTACTATAATTTCATCTTTTAAGTTTTCATTAATAACAGAACCGAAAATCATATTTAACTCGGAGTCTGCCTCAGAAGTAACAATGTTTGCTGCCTCTTGTACTTCATAAAGACTTATATTGGCGCCTGTGAGTTTCATTAACACACCTTGGGCTCCGTCGATGGAAGTGTTAAGTAACGGACTGGAAATGGCTTTCTTTGCAGCTTCCGTAGCGCGATGTTTACCTGTTGCTCTGCCAATGCCTATTAAGGCAGATCCTTTATTGGACATGATTGTTTTCACGTCTGCAAAATCAATGTTGATTAAACCTGGTACAGCAATTAAATCCGATATACCTTGGATACTTTGGCGAATAACATTATCCGCTTCAATAAATGCATCAAGCATGGGTGTATTTTTATGTAAAATCTCCAATAAGCGATCATTTGGAATAACAATTAATGTGTCCACTGCTTTCTTCATTGAGGCGATTCCGTCTGCTGCTTGTGTTGCACGCTTATTGCCCTCAAACGCAAACGGAAGTGTTACAACGCCAATGGTTAGTATATCAAGCTCACGGGCAATTTGAGCAATAGCAGGGGCAGCACCCGTTCCTATACCGCCGCCCATTCCGGCTGTAACGAGTACCATGTCTGTACCTTTTAATGCTTCTTGGATTTGCTCTTTGCTTTCTTTAACCGCTTGTTTACCTACTTCTGGATTTGCCCCTGATCCTAAACCTTTTGTCAATGTTGCACCGATTTGTATCTTGACCTCTGCTTTTGATAAATTAAGTGCTTGTGCATCTGTATTTACAGCTATAAATTCTACACCTTTAACTCCATGCTCGATCATACGGTTAACGGCGTTATTTCCTCCGCCGCCAATACCAATTACTTTAATATTGACTGATGAGTTTACACTTGTAACAAACTCCATTTTATAGGACCTCCTAGTTCATTGAAATTACTTGTTTCAAACTATTCAAATAAATAGCGGAAATACTCATTCATTTTATTCGAAATGTTTTATCTTTCTTATATTTAGATTTAGTTAAAGAAAAAGGCATTGTCGTTAGAAGTCCCGTAAAGGAGACTCCTAACGACAATGCCTTTCATTGAACCCTTCCATTCTTTGCTAAAGGTGGGTGGGTTCGATATCCTAAAAAGGTAATCTTTGTTTTTATTCTAAGGTAATTCCTCTTTTATATCAATATATATACATTATTACAAGCAAATACGTATCTATGAAGATGGCTCTGATACTTTCCGCTTAAATACATTTTCCTTTTCCATACTGACCACTTCCATTTTTAAGAGTACTAATATCAGTGTGTCCAAGATTTAGAGACTACCAGAGGAGAAAGAAGAAAAGCGGAACTTTGACAACTCTCTTCACCAGAACAAAATACCCTTTTATCTTCAATTCGAGATTGAATTTTCATAATTTTCAAATATGTTATTTCGTAAATAGTCAGAATATGCTAATATTTGTCTTGTTATATAGATATAAGGGGGAGAAAAGATTGAAGAAAAAAGCATTAAAGTACATTCTCACTAGTGGTATTTTGGCTTCCACTCTTGTAGGAACCACAGCTTTTGCTGAGCCTGTCACGACTCCAAATGGTCCTTGGGTACAGGATGGACAGAACCTTTCCTTATCAGGTCTGATGTCAAATGAGCAATTGGAAAGCAAATTAAAGCAGATCGAAAAGGCAGCAAAAGGGAAGATGGGGCTTGAGCAATTTGGAACATCCAACGATGGGTACCCACTATATGTAGCGAAATTTGGTGACAATGATCCAAAGAAGAAGAGGGTCCTTGTTTATACTCAAATTCACGGAAATGAGCCGCTCGGCACAGAAGCAATTGTTGAGTTAATGCAGCAGCTATCATCGGGCAGTAAAGAAGTAAATGATATTTTGGATGAGGTGAGTGTTTGGTTTGTGCCACGTTTAAATCCTGATGGAACAGCGAACCAATACGAGGGCAAACCATTTCCAACCAGGTATTCTCATCAAACATGGAATCCAAAAGAATTAGGCCTTCCAGCTGATACAAAAGCACCTTGGTATTACAATGCAGAAGGAAGCGAGAGAGCCCAAAACAATGATGGAAGCGTGGTTTACGGGATCCCTGGTTTCGACTTAAATCGTGATTTCCATCCGAATTATGATTTTGACATAATGGAAGAGATTAAAAAGGATCCACAGAAAGTGGCAGAAGTGTTAAACAATAGTGCCACAAATAATGGAGCAAACGCATCACTTGTCTTTTCACCGGAAACACGTGCACTTACAGAATTGACCCAAGAACTAAATCCTGATGTTGCCATTGACATTCATCACCGAGGCTTTAACCGCTTGTCAGAAGAGGACAGCCGTTCAGTTTCCATCCAGCTGCTTGCCCAATTTACAACCAAGCCTTATATAGACCCGTTCAGCGGGAAGAACTATGTGTTAGACGAGGATGTCCTTACCTTGAGCAAAAAAGTCAATGCCGTCGCTTATGAGTCGTTGCAGCTCGGAAACTCCTCTTTCGGCGCGATTCAAAAATATCCGACCGTGAACTACCCAGGCTCTGGGCTTGGGTCCATCCAGTTAAATGGCACAGCCACGATGTTAATTGAAATAAAGGGACAAACCCAAACGCTCGGTCAGAAGCAAAACGGAATGCTTAAAAAAACAGCAAAGGTTCCAGTCATAGCGGTTCTTAACGGATTAGCAGACGGTTCCCTTGAAAACGCCGATCCTGCTGTTTATGATGCCATCCCAAGCACTGCCCTAGGAGTAAGCCCTGGGAATAAACATTAATTTTATCGGTTGTTGTGAAGCAGTTGATTTTTAAAGGAAGTACCATAATAGGAGAGTTATCCATAGTGATTAACTCTCCTATTTGTTGTTTTAAATAGATTGTAGGGCTCTAGAGATTTGGGGGATACAGAGGCTCATTAAATTTTTGTTACATCTAAAATTCTATTAATTGTGGTATTGAGTCGGTGCCTGTCACGCCTTGGATATGCATTTGAAAAAAGAAGTGGAGAAGATTTATGCCGATTCCATGTCCATCGAGATCACCTGCCAAAATAAGGATATTTGTTTCATTTTCATTTTTAAAAGTTTCCTGCTTGTTTTTGAGGGGGCATGAAAATTTCTACTATATTGGTTTTTGTGTGTACCTCTTCTTCTCTAATTCAAGGCTACCTAAATCTATTATTTTCATAATATGGATTAATGATGTGCTCCGCACCACTGTCATCGATTTGACCGTCATTAAAAAACAATTTTTTCTTCCGTATCAAAGGTGTTTTAGGGTCCAATTCCAAGCAGTCCATTTTTTAAATTGAAGGACCTCTTGTATATTTTCTTCTATAAAGTTTGCAACAAGGGTAGGCATAACAATTCCAAGGTTAACATAGCTCCCTGATTGAATTTCTTATTCCGCTCTTTTTGATAATTTCTCCTTCTCCCTAATGTCTAGCTCTTTATCTACATGGATACTCATCTAATCACCCAATTAATTGAGTTGTGCTTCTTTCAATTCGATTTTCTTTTTTCCTTTTTCCTTGAATTACTCGTTGTACATAAATCCCAGATGAGTGGACATGTCCAGGGGCAACTTGGATTATAATCTTGAGTTGGGGAATTTAGCTTACAGAAGAGTCGAAGGACTAAGTATGTAATTAAATGAGCGTTTAAAAAACCTCATTTAGAAGCGTACACTAAAAGCGTACCATAAGTAATATAATGAGGCTTTTACGCATATAAAGAAAAAACGCTATCCAGATTCTTTAATTAAAATTCATAGCATAAACAATCAATGATCTCTTAATAGTCCATACCGCAAATCCTTACTCCGCTTGTGCTTTTATTGTGAGAATTAAGAAAAAGATAGGTAGAAGGTGACAAACATGGAAGCAATCGTCCTAGCTGCTGGATATTCCAGCCGAGCGAATGCATTTAAAATGACTTTGCCGATGGGGCAAATGAGCGTGTTGGAGCAAACGATTTCTAAATTTGAAGGATTATGCAGCAGGGTCATTGTCGTAGCTGGGTTTCAAGCGGAAATCATCCAAGAGGAAATTGCCAAAATCATCAGTAAAAATGCCTATTCATTTCAGATCAAGTTTGTTTATAATGAAAACTTTAACCAGGGAATGTTTCATTCAATTCAAAAGGGCTGCAACGAAGTAAATGCCCCAACCTTCTTTATAACACCTGGAGATTGTCCGCTTGTTAAAAAAGAGACTGTTCAGCTACTAGCAAAACACAAAGGAAACGTGGTTATTCCCAGCTTTGACTATAAAGGTGGCCACCCCATTAAATTATCAAGCGAAGTGAAACAGAAAATTCTCGAAACCAATCCAGATAGTAACTTGCGTGTCGTCCTTGGTGGTTACGAAAAGCAATACTTGAATGTAGAAGATGTGGGAGTATTAATGGATGTTGATACACCGGAGGATTACCAAAAAGCCATGATTATGATAAGCGAAGTAAAAATATAATTAAAAACTAGAAAAATCTTGAATAGAAATGAATCATAAAAGATCATTCTCATTGATAAAATCATAGGAAGAGGTTTCTATTCAAGAATATGTCCCAATAAAAAATTGAGTCGAAGGGTGTTGTTGCAATGAATCTCAAAGACATAAGCACCTCAGTGCCCAAAAAGGACCATAAAGGTAAAGTATCGGGCCAGTTGCCCTATATTAGTGACGTGAAATTGGAAAATATGGTTTACGGTGTTTTGTATCGATCGCCAATTGCTTATGGAAAAGTCATATCCATTCAATTACCTAACCTTCCGGAAGGGTATGAAGCTGTTGGAGCAGAGCATATCCCCGGACCGAATTATGTCAAAATTATCAAAGAAGATCAGCCCATTTTTGCCAATGAGTGGGTCAATTATATTGGTGAGCCGATTCTCATGCTCACGGGCAAAGACCTGGATATCCTGTACAGTTTGTTAAATGAAGTGGAGATTGAATTTGAAGAACATCAGGCTATCTATACATTGGACGAAGCGATCAAGCAAAAATCGGTATCCTTAGTTTTGGCAAGCTATGAATTTGGGGAAAGCTTAGAGAACATTTCAGCTATCGAGCAGGGAGCCCATCAAATCATCGAAGAAGAATATGATACGGGTTATCAGGAGCATGTCTATCTTGAGCCGCAAGGAATGCTCGCCGTTTATAAGGATGATGAAATTGTCGTCCAGGGATCGATGCAATGTCTTTATTATATAAAAAATGCTTTGCTAAGCGCATTAGCCTGTGGTGACGATGAAGTTAGAGTTGTTCAAAGTCCTACCGGCGGAGGTTTTGGCGGCAAAGAAGATTATCCTTCGATGATGGCTTGTCACGTAGCCGTTGCCGCAAGAGCAGTCAAAAAATCGGTAATGCTCGTGTTCGACCGTTCTGAGGATATGCTGGTTACGACGAAAAGACATCCGGCCAAACTTAAATATCGAACGGCCCTTGATAAGGAAGGAAATATTTTGAGCATGTGTGTTGACATCTTTCTCGATGGAGGGGCAAATGTGGGATTGAGCTCTGTCGTACTGCAGCGCGCATTAATAAACGGTGCCGGTGTTTATAAAATTCCGCATTTTCATGCAAAAGGCTATGTCTTAAAAACCAATACCGTTCCGAACGGCGCCTTCAGAGGCTTTGGTGCTCCACAAAGCTTTGCCGGAATCGAAAGTCATATTGGACATCTTAGTAAACTGGCAAAAATCGACCCGCTTGAATATAAACGAAAATACCTCGTCAAACAAGGAGACCCCACCATCACCAAAGGTAAATTCCGCGACCCGATATTAGTGGAAGAAATGATTGAGGACGTACTTAACGTGTCAGAATACAAAAAGAAAAAAGAAGACTTTCAGCGCTTAAATCAACAAAATCAGCGCTATAAAAAAGGCATAGGAACTTCGTTGTTCCTCCACGGCTGTGGATTTACAGGCAGTGGCGAAAGAGATCATATTAAAGCAACGGTGAAGCTGGTTAAATCAAAGGACGACCAGGTATCACTAAAAATCTCAAACTCTGATATGGGACAAGGTATTTTGACGACGTTGTGTAAAATTGTCGCCAAAGAACTTAACCTCCCGTTCGAAGATATTTTGTACCCTTATCCCGACACAAAACAGGTTCCCGACTCGGGTCCGACCGTAGCTTCCAGGACTACGATGATTGTCGGAAAATTGCTTGAACGAGCCGCAAAAAAACTTAAGGATCATTGGCAAACAGGGGTGGAACAGGAAGTAGTTGAGCACTATGTTCACCGTGAAATGATTCCTTGGGACGAGAAAACCTTCACTGGAGATGCCTACCCGGCTTATTCATGGGGCGTTAATATCGTTGAAGTAGAAGTTGATACGTTAACAGGAAATATAAAGTTAGAAAAAGTATACGGCAATTATGAAGTTGGGAAGGTCATCGATGAACGGATTATGAAAGGCCAAATTGACGGTGGTTTGGCTCAAGGGCTAGCATACGGTTATCTAGAAAAGATGACGTCAAAGCAAGGTAGAATCCAACAAAAAAGCATATCGGATTATGGACCGCCGACTTCAATGGATGTTGTTTCAATTGAAAGCAAGGTCTTTAATAACCCCTATGCTGATGGTCCATACGGGGCGAAGGGCGCAGGTGAATTGACTTTAATCGGAGGCGCACCAGCAGTCCAATCTGCGATAGAGGATGCCCTGCAAACTTCTTTTCAGCAAATTCCGATTACACCGGAAGTCATTATTGAAAGTCTTTGGATGAAAGAAGGTGAAGAGGGTTGATTAAATTCACACTAAATGGAAGAACGGTAGAAACTGACGCCCCTGCTACAGCAAGATTACTAGATTTATTAAGA
This sequence is a window from Brevibacillus sp. JNUCC-41. Protein-coding genes within it:
- a CDS encoding aldo/keto reductase; translated protein: MQRVNLTEDFSLSRIVHGMWRLADWRFSTDEILSLIEHGMDRGITTYDHADIYGSYTCEEIFGKALSLKPSLRDKMEIVTKCGIVLKSENRPSHKSHHYDTSKTHIIKSVEQSLMNLKTDYIDLLLIHRPDPLMDPAETAEAFNQLKESGKVRNFGVSNFKKQQWDMLQSYLEYPLVTNQLELSAYNLENFEDGTVNLCQQAGVAPMAWSPLAGGSIFEESNEKAARLRKTLEIVKEEIGANGIDEVMYAWLLRHPTKIIPIVGSGKKERLDSAIDSLNLSMEKEQWFNILTSSMGHDIP
- a CDS encoding nucleotidyltransferase family protein, with translation MEAIVLAAGYSSRANAFKMTLPMGQMSVLEQTISKFEGLCSRVIVVAGFQAEIIQEEIAKIISKNAYSFQIKFVYNENFNQGMFHSIQKGCNEVNAPTFFITPGDCPLVKKETVQLLAKHKGNVVIPSFDYKGGHPIKLSSEVKQKILETNPDSNLRVVLGGYEKQYLNVEDVGVLMDVDTPEDYQKAMIMISEVKI
- a CDS encoding cation diffusion facilitator family transporter; this encodes MEEQKYNDLKLGERGAIISIIAYICLSIMKLVIGYISDSAALKADGLNNTTDIIASIAVLIGLRLAQRPPDKDHGYGHWKSETIASMVASFIMFAVGVQVLIDAVTSMLEGGKESPDIIAGYVGVLSAIAMYFVYRYNKKLAIKINSKAVMAASKDNISDAWVSIGTAIGIFGSQLNMPWLDPLTAIIVGLLICKTAWEIFIQASHELSDGFDENKIHLYKEVITNVNGVKGIKEIKGRNYGNNEVIDVVILVNSTLDIKEAHDIATHVEKVMMKGHGVYDVHVHVEPN
- a CDS encoding M14 family zinc carboxypeptidase; its protein translation is MKKKALKYILTSGILASTLVGTTAFAEPVTTPNGPWVQDGQNLSLSGLMSNEQLESKLKQIEKAAKGKMGLEQFGTSNDGYPLYVAKFGDNDPKKKRVLVYTQIHGNEPLGTEAIVELMQQLSSGSKEVNDILDEVSVWFVPRLNPDGTANQYEGKPFPTRYSHQTWNPKELGLPADTKAPWYYNAEGSERAQNNDGSVVYGIPGFDLNRDFHPNYDFDIMEEIKKDPQKVAEVLNNSATNNGANASLVFSPETRALTELTQELNPDVAIDIHHRGFNRLSEEDSRSVSIQLLAQFTTKPYIDPFSGKNYVLDEDVLTLSKKVNAVAYESLQLGNSSFGAIQKYPTVNYPGSGLGSIQLNGTATMLIEIKGQTQTLGQKQNGMLKKTAKVPVIAVLNGLADGSLENADPAVYDAIPSTALGVSPGNKH
- a CDS encoding ATP-binding protein, which codes for MKLKKKYQLLLFIAVISVPFILLVISILMSVIYDFAFKTKNDDIPFHQSFAYPTMLGVFILSLLLLAFLFSKSINSLLNKINILNETIRNLASDKEIPNILEIKSNDEIGKLTKSVNLLIERTTFRELELKQQEEMKKELLNKLRHDINTPLTAIRLQLFYLEGQYTDQVPLLQSLYQQIDYISELTNEYNIQSTDTLDNSYILNDEVNIHDLIEMMVKKWGYLYNMHGIELIYHPLHGELEWISNDLWLQRLFDNVFQNVLNHSRADKLVITIENNGVSIKDNGIGFDIDSKSKGLGLKIIEDIAKTLHIKYDLLSNESGTSFCFTVEKTI
- a CDS encoding VOC family protein codes for the protein MKPRITVITLGVDDLENSLKFYRDGLGFQTEGIVGKEFEHGAVAFFNLQEGLKLAIWNRRDIAHEAKVPLSPASPTEFTLGHNVGSKEEVDIVLEKAKKAGAIVTDPAHDTFWGGYSAHFQDPDGHLWEVVWNPQWDII
- a CDS encoding ribbon-helix-helix domain-containing protein, whose product is MEQLINSETRKPINITLNPYLNNRLTKLAEEKNIPIERLMDKAVDLLLEYMEDCETVSQVKYSNNEAIEKNKEMIAKSREFINKKTST